The Anomaloglossus baeobatrachus isolate aAnoBae1 chromosome 10, aAnoBae1.hap1, whole genome shotgun sequence genome has a segment encoding these proteins:
- the THAP11 gene encoding THAP domain-containing protein 11: protein MPGFTCCVPGCYSNSHRDKGLHFYTFPKDPELRHLWLKNVSRAGVTGCFNTFQPTNGHRVCSLHFHGGRKSYSIKVPTIFPLRGVNERKARRGNAGERPRKRQHQPSYSTGATTVLVTGLPEQEVLELTASGEMMLLGAAPELEGGRSATGDAMGSEANPVNLTVKLDPSAHFSPTAPHQQLQVVVVGEETYPIPEYFPAPQYADHSYSMSSGTTTEELLRKLNEQRDIIALMEVKMKEMKSSIRHLRLTEVKLREELRQKDKVLSSNAAKKKLEGGS from the coding sequence ATGCCGGGCTTCACCTGCTGCGTCCCCGGATGCTACAGTAACTCGCACCGGGATAAAGGGCTGCACTTTTACACGTTCCCCAAGGACCCGGAGCTGAGACACTTGTGGCTGAAGAACGTGTCCCGGGCTGGAGTCACCGGCTGCTTCAATACTTTCCAGCCCACTAACGGGCACCGGGTGTGCAGCCTGCACTTCCACGGGGGTCGCAAGTCCTATAGCATCAAGGTGCCCACCATATTCCCACTGAGGGGGGTGAACGAGAGGAAAGCTCGGAGGGGCAATGCGGGGGAGCGCCCCCGAAAGCGGCAGCACCAGCCCAGCTACTCCACGGGGGCCACCACGGTGCTGGTGACGGGGCTACCGGAGCAGGAGGTGCTGGAGCTGACGGCGAGCGGGGAGATGATGCTGCTGGGGGCCGCCCCAGAGCTGGAGGGGGGCAGGTCCGCCACCGGTGACGCCATGGGCTCCGAAGCCAACCCGGTCAACCTGACAGTGAAGCTAGACCCCTCCGCGCACTTCTCCCCGACTGCACCCCACCAGCAGCTGCAAGTGGTGGTGGTGGGAGAAGAGACGTACCCCATCCCCGAATACTTCCCGGCCCCTCAATACGCCGACCACTCCTACTCAATGTCATCCGGGACCACCACCGAAGAGCTGCTGCGCAAGCTGAACGAGCAGCGGGACATCATCGCCCTGATGGAGGTGAAGATGAAGGAGATGAAGTCCAGCATCCGACACCTAAGACTCACCGAGGTGAAGCTACGTGAGGAGCTCCGCCAGAAGGACAAGGTCCTGTCCTCCAACGCCGCCAAGAAAAAACTGGAGGGCGGCTCCTAA